In Micropterus dolomieu isolate WLL.071019.BEF.003 ecotype Adirondacks linkage group LG01, ASM2129224v1, whole genome shotgun sequence, the sequence gaatagagacaaaaataaaaatttgggtgtcatgattgatgaccagctgtcttTCTCAGACCATGACGCTGCTGTCTCTcagtcgtgccgctttgctatatacaacataaggataatcaggccctacctcactcagtatgccacccagcttctggtgcAGGCCATGGTTCTCTCTCACCaagactattgcaatgcccttcTAGTAGGTCTTCCAGCctgtgcggtgaaacccctactAATGGTTCAGAATGCAACAGCGCGTcttgtttttgatcagcccaaaaggacacATGTTACTCCATTACtgagtgacctccactggctacccatggcctcccgaatcaaattcaactcactaatgcttgcatacagagtgactactgggtctgcacccatcttcctaaactccataatagaAGTTTACTTTCCTTCTCGGTCACTAAGCTCCTCCAACAAATGCCGACTGGCtttgccatcccttcacacaaagcaatctcagtcccggctgttctcatctgtaacaCCACGATGGTGCaatgagctaccacacgccatcagagcagtgGGGTTCCTCTcaaacttcaagaagctcttgaaaactcatctcttccgagaacactttctcttataacacctctaactcctaacctctaacatgcacgtcctgtgctcttcttcttcccttACAATTATCCTGTATTGATAgcacttttttttaactcttactaatttccctaggtatttacctcattgatgcgatatgtgctattagctcttactagtttTTATTAGTGCTCTTACTAGCATGCATTGTCAGTTGTAgttctcgtgctgtatttgatgctttgttgatgcttttatgttgttcctcaaatgtaagttgctttggataaaagtgtctgccaaatgagtaaatgtaaatgtaaatttgcagagaaagaacaatgtggcagatatttacatgtgcattactccggttcgtgttgtgcagacgtattgcaatggaagagaatattgtgtacataaatatataaattgacaaattgaaaatataaaacagagcGCACCGAACACTGAGGCAGCTATACGCAGCGCCATCTCAGTCCACTGACCTGGGTCACATGAGAATATCAAGGCCTCAGCATTTACCCATAACAAACAGTCTGGTATGAAAGGTAATCCATGCCATTTTTGTGTAAAAACTGTGTATGCAATGCATTTTCTACTACATTACATACAGTCTAACaagttgtttttaaacaatGTATAGTTTTATGGCTGCAAGTAGGTctggacaatatggccaaaaatgttatcacgataaaaagtttcatatcttttcgatttcgataattatcacgataagtatcaaattgttatttctttcgagtttataGGCTGATTTTTGCCTCTGAGTGAAAGTTTCAGtgaaactcttctttatggtcaacacttgaggccaaacagtggaaaTAACAACCTAATCAAATAATGGATTAATCGTTTCTGGTCTAGTAGTTTTAATTGTAATAGTGGATTATCTGTCTAGTCCAGGCAgaatacagagtacacacagacTTGCCCACCTGAGTCTGAATTTCCTCCCATATGGTGAAATATAACACTTTACCAAAAATAACTGTGCATTTGGTTTAATCCTGTTAAAGTGTGCAGAATGAGCTCAATAAAATAATTCTCCACCCTATTATTACAAACATCATTATCTACTTAATATTTTTCAATGTGACtaatttatttgattataacaaacaaaagtgAGCACTGTGTGTGCTCATTATTGTTTCCCAATGTCTGACAATACTAATTAGGCCAACGCTACATGCACAGTGTTCCAGAAATTACCATTTGCTGCGTGGGAATTTATTAGGTAACAGTGCCCGAAAAACAAGCTGGACGGTCTTACAGAAAGATCACGTTCCACATTCCCCCCTTCTACTGTGACAGTGACTGGGACGCAACTAATGTTAGAAGCTTCCACTTCAGCACTTTGTACTCTGTCAACATTGCACAACTTGTCATGGCCAAGCTGGGATTATGAAATGACTCAGCCAGCAGACACAGGGCACACGGTGCGCatttcagagacagacaaactgaCATAAAATGAAATCCCAAACCCCCACAGTCAGTCTGGGAGGTACATGTTGATATATGACAGCTGAagcaaaaacaatttttttttttattgcctacAGTCCCCTTCCAATTGAAAGACAGCTGAAATGTTTAAAAGCTACAAAACTCTGTGATGACAGTGGTTCAAGTACAACTATGTTGCAAACGCAGAATAACACAGAATCAGGTGCACAGAGCTGATAAACTGGCACAGAAGCACTACAAGAATTTGGGAAGagataaaaacatgttacaaGCAGACCAGTGAAAGACACCGCCACTAGCAAAAATATCTCCGTTTTCCCTCAAAGAATGCTGAGTAACACTGTAAGCAATGGAAAAGATGCAGGTAATAACAAGTCAGGCTTCTTGCAAGCAGTTTGCAAGCAACCCCAACCTGCTTAGGAACAGTATTTCACACCTTTAGGATATATGAACTCAAGCTGGACGTGAGGGAcagtaattaattttttttttccgaGGAGGATCCTGTAGATGAACTAATCAGTATGTTTTTGTGCAGTTTGTGCATTAGCTTGAAAGAGGCTGTATCTACCACAAATGCGGTTATCCAGGTTCAGATgtcaaagacaataaaaacttCAACACAGTGCATCTCTGTTTACAAAAGCATGTGAAAGCCTGATAATGATATTAGAACTGTGTCTGGAAgtggaaaatgtaattattgaCCAAAGCATGTGTGAACTAGTGACACATTATtctgtgtaacctgatttctgtgcATTCTTCAATAATTCTTTACAGTAGTACCCTATTACAGGAGAAACAGTTTCCCACACTTCAGGTCTTATAACAGAGTACCATcttgtcacacacactcatgttgACCAACTTTAAATTTACCCCAGAGTAACCTTGGCTGCAAAATAAGCacacacaacaataaatataatttggcACCTGTAGAAGCATTACAGCCTCGTGCAAAGGGATCTTATGTATAAAATGTTGATATGGGATACTGAGAAGACGCTTAGGACAAAATGTgaagcagagggaaaaaagGTGAGATGTTGAGCTTGCCTGCTGGTGAGACATTTCATGGTGTCTATATTTCAAAAGTGTCTGTCAGGAATAATCAGAAAAACCTACTGCAGACAAAGTGTCCCCTCATTAGGTCTGCACTATTAAACCTCAACAGACcattgtctatgaagattctcagtcatccaggtcatagttatccaacgaaggttaaaatcaagggcaactggacttggttgaagatactggaagacgtttcgtccctcatccaaaggacttcttcaatTCTGGgtagaactgaagaagtcctttggatgagggacgaaacgtcttccagtatcttcaaccaagtccagttgcgcttgattttaaccttcgttggatactcAACAGACCATGTTTCCTTACAACATATTAAATTATTTGAGCATGATAATGACACTGTGACCTGTCATGGaaaatttaagataaataaagcATAAAATCTAACACTGAAAAGGACTGAAGAGAGTTCCAGTTTAAAATATCCCTAGTAAAAAGCAGGCATATTTCATATAAGTCTGTTCCAACATCACCAATCAGCACACTAAGTGTAAGTTACTATGACCAACTAGTTAGTGAGAGCTAACGTTAATATAAGCTAACTTAATTAGCCCCTTTcgcttattgtttttttatttaaacaagacTTGGCCTATAACTTAAGCGggcataaaacaataaatgtttttggtgCACCATAAAATGAACCATCGTTATCAAGCTTAGTGACTCCTGTCGTGTCAAACTGACAGTtgaagctaacgctagctaccGTTACTGTGTGCAGTAGAGGACGTTGTTAGCCTGCTAGCCTCGACTAGCCGCTTACTTACGATGTACTCCCGGACTTGGCTGTGGAAATTCTGCTCTCTGATAGTAACATCGTCTTCTTCCATTCTTCATAttgcaaatacagaaaaaaaaaactacagactCACTACATGCTAGCTCGCACAgcttgcaacaacaacaacacctgcgtCTTTTCACCACTGCAAAAATTGCCCTGACTGGTTAAAGATTTTACATGGAAGGAAAAGAAGCTCCGCGCTAAAATAAAAACGCCCCAAAATAAAGTGCGTCATCACCGTGCGCCGACTGTTCCCTGTGCCCTGGAAACAAATTGTCACATGCTCTTAGGTCATATCAACAAAGTTGTCCTCATGGAGATACATGTGCAAGTGAAAGGTGgctaatttatgtttttaaagagtTTCTTTGCGTCTGTCGTTTGTTTTAAATTCTCTGTAGTTCAGTAACGCTAGCTTTCTGATAGCTTAACCGAGCGGATGTGGGTTTTGAAAGAAGGGAAGCCGGTTGAAGGTAACGTTATCTAGCTCACGTTATCCATCTGATCATAGTAAACTGTCTTGAGTTTGATTTATAAAGATGAAGGGGAAATGGAAGCAGAATAGCAAAAAGAAGAAGGGAAATGTAGTATTACAGAAGTACATGGTGGCGGTGGATGAGTTTATTAAAAGCAAAAGTGGCACCGAAAAAGAGGAGAATGACCACGGCTTGAgatttgtaaaaaagaaaagcagaaaggaGCAACGAAAAGAAAAGcggaaaatgaaaaaagccaAAATGAAAAATCATTATGAGGGTAAAAAGACCCTCAGTTTACCCCCCGATGATGGTGAAAACTCGGGAataccagagaagaagaagaacaagaaaatGGAGAAAGCAAAGAACGAAATGTCAAAAGCAAATTCAAGCAAGTCCACTAGTGCCCCTATTGAGAAATCAGACAACTCTAAAACGCCCTCATCTTCCAAGAGAGGAACGAAAATCAATAAGCTTCAAGAATCGAGAAAAATGGCACTTCTGGAGGCaaatgaagaggaggacagagaaataaagaaattagaGCGCTGCCTGGGATTGAAcaggagaaaaaacaagaaaagtcTCCCTCAGTCCTTTGTGGCTGATGGGCTTGATTACATTCTTGGTATGCTTGACTCCGGCTCATCGGCTGCGGGGatgtatgatgatgatgatgacatggACATGGCCAAGGAGAACTTTGAAAAGCTCGATGAGAACGTCCCTCAGCTGTCAGACGAGGATGAACAACCTGAAGATGAGATGGCAAGTGAAGGCAGCGATGAGGATGTGGGCTCgtttgatgatgaaaatgagGTGGAtgaagaaggggaggaggatgaggatggtgaCGATGAAATGGTtgaggaggaagaagcagaggaggaggaaatggaGGATGAGCTGGATGAGAGTGATGCAGCTGACTCGgatgaggaagatgaagaggaagaagcagacaCTCCTGACACTAAGACATCAGGCTCCAAGTCAGAAACTGTAagttcagaaacattttgttattattcTCATAGCATTGACATCTTGTGTGCTGTATAACGGATCTAACTGTAATCTTCCAATGTCCAGGTCAACTCAGCAGCGGGTAAGTACGTGCCGCCTCACTTGCGAAACACTGGAGACGATAAACGCAAAGCAGAGCTTGAAAAACTGAAGAGGAACGTGAAAGGCCTGGTGAACAGGTAACTGTCTCACCACTGCACCGAAACAGCACATTCTCACAAATCAAAAGTTGTATTCATAAGAAATAAAAACCACCTTGCTCAGTTTAATGGTGCAGTATGACCAGCAACTGAAAATGTAAACCTGTGTTAACATTACATCGATATTACCAGCTTATGAATACTTGTGCTACTTTTACACCAGCATTCACCATTGCACCATATTTGCCTTCGCTTTAACcctgaaattttaaaaaagcattttatgtttcatttaatGTGTGTGCGGTGATActgatgtgtccctgagcaagacacttaaccccttgcgacctctgacatacagtatatagcaaTTGAAAGTCTCTTTGGaagtgtaatgtaatgtgtcaTTTCCTTGATTTCATGAAATTCTCTGCTTTTGCATTGCAAACcaacaaaaatgcatttttccaGAATCAATATCAAAATCTTATCCCCTTTCTTACTATAATTAGCTATTCAGCTGATGCATCAGGCACTTCACTGTATATATGAAAATTCAAATTTTGTCTAGATTGTAGGTGCCCTGTCAGTGCCTTCTGATAAAATAAAACCTGCATGTCTACCTCGATCTTAAAGTTAGTACAACCAGTTTCCAAGAGTGTGAAAAAGTTGCCATTGCTCCTAGAAGCTCAGCTGGGTCCAGCTTTGTTATTTCCACAGTTGATTTGCAGTGAGGGGCATGTTACTAGATCTAAAATCaagtttttaattgttttgttgcGATTAATCTGTCTCAAGGTGATGTGATAAAATAACTGGTTTTGTCAAAACAGTcaaaaacctaaagatattaaCTTTACAGTGATATGAGATAGATAAAAGAAAAAGGTCCTCACATTTACGAAGCTTAAACCGTTTAAAAGTTtgccatttttgcttgataaatgtcttaaaagattatttaattatcaaaattgttagcaattaattttctgttgattgactaatGGCTTATGATGCTGTGAAGATGCAACCAAAAGAGTTAAGGATTTTGTGGAGACCAACCCTTCATGtagttgtggatttgtgcagATAGAAAGATTTCCTCTGCATGGATTCTTGGTGGTCTCAACTGGTCAACGTTGTAGTCACACTAACGCCTGACTTCTGAGCTGTTAGAATTCTTTGAAAACTGATCATTCATCATTTTCTAACTTCTTTAGGCTGAGTGAGCCCAACATGGCATCCATCAGTGGTCAGCTGGAGGAGCTGTACATGAGCTGTAGCAGGAAGGACATGAATGATACCCTAACGGAGGTGCTGCTAGCAGCCTGCGTCACCCCGACCCTGATGCCTGACAGACTGCTGATGGAGCACGTCCTGCTTGTTAGCATCCTCCACCACGCCGTTGGGTTAGAGGTAAACACACCACCTTCAGTCAGTGATTTTGAATTGGTAAACCTCTGATTGACGCAAACAAATGTCAAAGGCAAATTTTATAGGCAATGTCCTCAAAATGGATGTTAATTAAACAGGTTTTACTTCCTAGATGCCTGTCCATTCCGATACCTTCAGTTCACTGTCCCAAAGGTGACAGCAGTGGATTCAGGTTTTACCAGCTGTGTGTGAGAATTGTAACCACGGACCTGGGAACTGACATCAGCTCTTTGATCATTCATTAGAGACTTTTTTTTCAAAGGGATTAGCTGCTTTTGCACCTCTCCAGTGTAAGCTAATGCTCTTTTGATGAATTAGAAAGTGATAACTAACACCTTGGTTTCCTTTGCTTAAGGTGTAATAGGATTGTTGTCTCTCAGTTGTTGTTGACTCTCCATCCTGTATATGACCTGAAACAGGATCATTATTAAAAGCAGCCCACAGTCAGCAGTTGGCTTTCGACACTTTTTGAGGGATTTGGGAAATCCCTTAACATCCATTAGATTCAACATTGAACTTTGTAGTTCTGTTTGCTATGGAGTTTTACAATGCAATAGGAAATCATTATTTATACTTGAACTGTGGGGTTTATTCACAACCTGTGCGATGCTGTTATATTGAACCATTATTTATCATATGTCAGATATTAACATACATTAAGCCAATTGTAACATGAATCACAACTCTGTAATATGATCATTTCCCAGGTGGGAGCCCATTTTCTGGAGACGGTCGTGCGAAAGTTTGACGAGGAGTATAAGAGCGCAGCTGAAGGCAAGGAGTGCGACAACCTGGTCACCATTGTCGCTCACCTCTATAACTTCCAGGTGGTGCATTCTGTCCTCATTTTTGACATCCTAAAACTTTTGGTTGGAGCCTTTACAGAGAAGGACATTGAACTAATTCTGTTAATGCTGAGGAATGTTGGCTTCGCCCTGAGGAAGGACAACGCTCTGGCTCTCAAGGAGCTCATCTCTGAAGGACAACGCAAGGCCAACAACATGGGGTTGAAGTTTCAGGATCAGACAAGGGTAGGGAAAACGGGGTTACTTTTTATtagatgtttttgtgtttgcttaAGCAATGTGTAATTGGTTTCTCAATTATGTATAAATTTTTGGAAGCTTATATAACATTTGTTTATGTAATCACATGCTCTCAGCTGCGTTTCATGCTGGAAACCATGCTGGCTTTGAAGAACAATGACATGCGGAAGATCCCCGGCTACGATCCTGAGCCTGTGGAGAGACTGAGGAAGTTGCAGAGGACACTGGTGGGTGGTTTTCACAACATGACCGTATTTCATTTGAAATATACATATTTCACTACATTAGTGAAAATACATTTAGATTGTGAAGTGTAGCTCATAGGCATTCATTTTATTCATCATGGTGTTTCAAGGTGTTATTTTTTAAAGCGGCTTGCACTTGTACCACCAGGCGGTGCTAGAGTACCACCTTTAGACCAGAAGCCCATAGTGTTGCTGATGCTTTCAGCATGACCATCAGTGTGGCTGTGTCTATTTCAGGATTGCTATTTTAGTGTCCTTTAATATTTTACAACTGATGTTTGCCTCCTAAGTGCACCTGTGGCTAATTCTGGGGAAATGTGGTTCTCAGATCCATCGGAGTGCAGCAGGCAGTGACATGAAACTGAGGGTCTCTCTGGACAATCTCCTGGCAGCAGAGCAAGTGGGCCGCTGGTGGATCGTTGGCTCCTCGTGGAGCGGAGCGCCCATGATCAGCGAACAAGGGAGCACAACCTCAAAGCAGAGTGCTGTTGAAGGACAGGTAGAGTCCAGGGACCACAGAAGACACCTGCATTACGGCAGAGTACATGCGTGCAGTAGGCATCCCAGTACCAATCTGTAGCCATGCCGTGGAAGGGAAAGCAGATACTGTATTGACCGTGTCCCATTATGTCTGTGTGGcagtgtttattgtttgttgtgtcaagcttgtttttgttgcatccatccatccatcgtcaaccgcttatcctttGTACAGGGTAGCAGGGTTTATAAGTGTTGTATTGAATGTATTTTAATTCGGACTTAACTAATTTATAAtctttaaattagattttattttttattttttttcccatgtTGATTTAACATAAATAGTAAATCTTTTGCCACTTAACATTAATCACCCATCATCTGAATTACATTTGTTAGTACAGTATTACTAGactacagtatattttaatacCTTAGATGAAGATCACTCTTGCCACATTACAGCTATATAGACGGTAAGCATGACATTTAGCATTTTAGTAGTTTGTTTTGACCTTTTgttgaattaaaaaataaaaggtttacCGAATTTTGTGAGTATTAAAAGCACTAGCATTGAACAATTTGACATGATAAGCAGGTCAAGTCAGTATTATTCAGTAATGTCAGCACTTTGAGGAGTGTATTTTGGCCTTAGCTGTGTTTCCAACTTAACTGTtgtcattgtttatttgtttcagtttagtgCCAAAGTCTTAGAGCTGGCTAGGAAACAGAGGATGAACACTGAGGTCAGAAGAAACATCTTCTGTGTGAT encodes:
- the nom1 gene encoding nucleolar MIF4G domain-containing protein 1, whose translation is MKGKWKQNSKKKKGNVVLQKYMVAVDEFIKSKSGTEKEENDHGLRFVKKKSRKEQRKEKRKMKKAKMKNHYEGKKTLSLPPDDGENSGIPEKKKNKKMEKAKNEMSKANSSKSTSAPIEKSDNSKTPSSSKRGTKINKLQESRKMALLEANEEEDREIKKLERCLGLNRRKNKKSLPQSFVADGLDYILGMLDSGSSAAGMYDDDDDMDMAKENFEKLDENVPQLSDEDEQPEDEMASEGSDEDVGSFDDENEVDEEGEEDEDGDDEMVEEEEAEEEEMEDELDESDAADSDEEDEEEEADTPDTKTSGSKSETVNSAAGKYVPPHLRNTGDDKRKAELEKLKRNVKGLVNRLSEPNMASISGQLEELYMSCSRKDMNDTLTEVLLAACVTPTLMPDRLLMEHVLLVSILHHAVGLEVGAHFLETVVRKFDEEYKSAAEGKECDNLVTIVAHLYNFQVVHSVLIFDILKLLVGAFTEKDIELILLMLRNVGFALRKDNALALKELISEGQRKANNMGLKFQDQTRLRFMLETMLALKNNDMRKIPGYDPEPVERLRKLQRTLIHRSAAGSDMKLRVSLDNLLAAEQVGRWWIVGSSWSGAPMISEQGSTTSKQSAVEGQFSAKVLELARKQRMNTEVRRNIFCVIMTSEDYMDAFEKLLRMGLKDKQEREIVHVLMDCCLQEKTFNAYYAVLGEKFCAQDRRFQMTFQFSLWDKFRELSNLPSSTFNNLVQLVTHFLQRKCLSLSMLKVIEFGELDKPTVRFLRLVLTKLLKETEPEDLASIFGRISGIPKLGMLREGLKLFISHFLLKNAQSQGPAEQAAMLSERAQVATKAMEAKEAKLKL